A stretch of Deinococcus radiotolerans DNA encodes these proteins:
- a CDS encoding S9 family peptidase, which produces MTPPTPGPETLLSLVFPSDPQVSPDGTRAAFVLTRTEEDDPRKPDADFAKPRYKSQIWLADAQGTRVLTRGEGRDGSPRWSPDGQTLAFTRKVGDGAQLHLLPLSGGEAQVMTRFRNGVSDLQWSPDGQYVSFTTTADDEDKRDERGEARVITRPRYRFNGRDWLPERPARLHRLHVPTGEVQEWHAPDVELGGVTWLPDSSGALFIASTDELAGAHWQQEVWHLPLSGAPRQVTQWASAVNAVVPHPDGQRFVLVGRPAGQGNTEHTHLYLLPLHGSAAPVRLDAGHDHPVGNAVGGDCHVGALPEKPTWLDERTLLFSSTVRGSCGLFTATLAEDGQSGHVAPFDHDPQGVIPAFTARGGGLALIRERADRFPEVILNGTQVTDLNANLPFAARTPIRVPFPTDLGEGEGWVLLPGGTEPVPAILSIHGGPHTDYGHAFTHEFQLYAARGQAVCYSNPRGSIGYGQAWVDAIHGRWGSVDTDDLLAFFDACLDAQPRLDRARTAVMGGSYGGFMTNWLTAHTTRFQVAITDRSICNLLSFGGTSDIGLRFWEDELGLNFHRRADALKLWDMSPLQYVENVRTPTLIVHSVLDHRCPIEQAEQWYAALTLHGVPTRFVRFPGEDHELSRSGRPDRRLTRLEEYLNWLDRYLTPSVQTANAATA; this is translated from the coding sequence ATGACCCCGCCCACCCCCGGCCCGGAGACCCTGCTCTCACTGGTCTTCCCCTCCGACCCGCAGGTCAGCCCTGACGGCACGCGCGCCGCGTTCGTCCTGACCCGCACCGAGGAGGACGACCCCCGCAAGCCCGACGCTGACTTCGCCAAGCCCCGCTACAAATCGCAGATCTGGCTGGCCGACGCGCAGGGCACCCGCGTCCTGACCCGCGGCGAGGGCCGCGACGGCAGCCCCCGCTGGTCCCCGGACGGGCAGACCCTGGCCTTCACGCGCAAGGTCGGGGACGGCGCGCAGCTGCACCTGCTGCCCCTGTCGGGCGGCGAGGCGCAGGTCATGACCCGCTTCCGCAACGGCGTCTCGGACCTCCAGTGGAGCCCAGACGGGCAGTACGTGTCGTTCACGACCACCGCCGACGATGAGGACAAACGCGATGAGCGCGGCGAGGCCCGCGTGATCACCCGCCCCCGCTACCGCTTCAACGGCCGCGACTGGCTGCCCGAACGGCCCGCGCGCCTGCACCGCCTGCACGTCCCCACCGGCGAGGTGCAGGAGTGGCACGCGCCCGACGTCGAACTGGGCGGCGTGACCTGGCTGCCGGACAGCAGCGGCGCGCTGTTCATTGCCTCCACGGACGAACTGGCCGGCGCGCACTGGCAGCAGGAAGTCTGGCACCTGCCCCTCAGCGGCGCGCCCCGGCAGGTCACGCAGTGGGCGTCCGCCGTGAACGCCGTCGTGCCGCACCCGGACGGACAGCGCTTCGTGCTGGTGGGCCGCCCCGCCGGGCAGGGCAACACCGAACACACCCACCTGTACCTCCTACCCCTGCACGGGAGCGCGGCCCCCGTGCGCCTGGACGCCGGGCACGACCACCCGGTCGGGAACGCCGTGGGCGGCGACTGCCACGTGGGCGCCCTGCCCGAGAAGCCCACGTGGCTGGACGAACGCACGCTGCTGTTCTCCAGCACCGTGCGCGGCAGCTGCGGCCTGTTCACCGCCACCCTCGCTGAGGACGGCCAGAGCGGCCACGTGGCGCCCTTCGACCACGACCCGCAGGGCGTCATCCCGGCCTTCACGGCGCGCGGCGGCGGCCTCGCCCTGATCCGCGAGCGGGCCGACCGCTTCCCCGAGGTGATCCTGAACGGCACGCAGGTCACGGACCTGAACGCGAACCTGCCCTTCGCGGCCCGCACGCCCATCCGCGTGCCCTTCCCCACCGACCTGGGCGAGGGTGAAGGCTGGGTGCTGCTGCCCGGCGGCACGGAACCGGTCCCCGCGATCCTCAGCATCCACGGCGGGCCGCACACCGACTACGGGCACGCCTTCACGCACGAATTCCAGCTGTACGCCGCGCGCGGCCAGGCCGTGTGCTACAGCAACCCGCGCGGCAGCATCGGCTACGGGCAGGCGTGGGTCGACGCCATTCACGGCCGCTGGGGCAGCGTGGACACCGACGACCTGCTGGCGTTCTTCGACGCCTGCCTGGACGCCCAGCCCCGCCTGGACCGCGCGCGCACCGCGGTGATGGGGGGCAGCTACGGCGGCTTCATGACCAACTGGCTGACCGCGCACACCACCCGCTTCCAGGTGGCCATCACGGACCGCAGCATCTGCAACCTGCTGAGTTTCGGCGGCACCAGCGACATCGGCCTGCGCTTCTGGGAGGACGAGCTGGGCCTGAACTTCCACCGCCGCGCAGACGCCCTGAAGCTCTGGGACATGAGCCCCCTCCAGTACGTTGAGAACGTCCGCACGCCCACCCTGATCGTCCACTCGGTGCTGGATCACCGCTGCCCCATCGAGCAGGCCGAGCAGTGGTACGCCGCCCTGACCCTGCACGGCGTGCCCACCCGCTTCGTGCGCTTCCCCGGCGAGGACCACGAACTGTCCCGCTCGGGCCGCCCCGACCGCCGCCTCACACGCCTGGAGGAGTACCTGAACTGGCTCGACCGGTACCTCACGCCCAGCGTGCAGACGGCGAACGCAGCGACCGCCTGA
- a CDS encoding M20 family metallopeptidase, with translation MTNRTPGGDLAALMADLKVLTELESPSTDPVAIQRVMDVIEGWARDLGARTHALGGGTRVFHFGVQPDQAERPILVLTHADTVWPHGTLERMPWREDGDRLYGPGTYDMKAGIVALFHALRALQGEWPRGGVTVLLSPDEEIGSPSSRDHIEQAARAARVALVVEPPVADTHALKTGRKGTGTYTLTFTGVASHAGNKPEEGASAITAAAHATLDLQALARPEAGTTVSVGLIQGGSAVNVIPERATLDIDLRVSSLAEAERLDAAVRAWTPQDPRVTVQVTGGLNRPPFEQGGGTLALYEQARAIAQDLGFDLTHAVVGGGSDGNFTAPIIPTLDGLGAPGDGAHAQHEHVRLDRWPDHVRLLTELLRRV, from the coding sequence ATGACCAACCGCACCCCTGGAGGGGACCTTGCGGCCCTCATGGCCGACCTGAAAGTCCTGACCGAGCTTGAATCGCCCTCCACCGACCCGGTCGCCATCCAGCGGGTCATGGACGTCATCGAGGGCTGGGCACGCGACCTGGGCGCCAGAACGCATGCCCTGGGCGGCGGTACCCGCGTCTTCCACTTCGGCGTGCAGCCCGACCAAGCCGAGCGGCCCATCCTGGTGCTCACGCATGCCGACACCGTCTGGCCGCACGGCACGCTGGAGCGCATGCCCTGGCGCGAGGACGGCGACCGGCTGTACGGGCCCGGCACGTACGACATGAAAGCCGGGATCGTCGCGCTGTTCCACGCCCTGCGCGCCCTGCAGGGCGAGTGGCCCCGCGGCGGCGTGACCGTCCTGCTGTCCCCCGACGAGGAGATCGGCAGCCCCAGCAGCCGCGATCACATCGAGCAGGCCGCCCGCGCCGCCCGCGTGGCCCTGGTCGTCGAGCCGCCCGTCGCGGACACCCACGCCCTGAAAACCGGCCGCAAGGGCACCGGCACATACACCCTGACCTTCACGGGCGTGGCCAGCCACGCCGGGAACAAACCCGAGGAGGGCGCCAGCGCCATTACGGCCGCCGCGCACGCCACCCTGGACCTCCAGGCCCTCGCGCGGCCCGAGGCCGGCACCACCGTCAGCGTCGGCCTGATCCAGGGGGGCAGCGCCGTGAACGTCATCCCGGAACGCGCCACCCTCGACATTGACCTGCGCGTCAGCAGCCTCGCGGAAGCCGAGCGGCTGGACGCTGCCGTGCGCGCCTGGACGCCCCAGGACCCCCGCGTGACCGTGCAGGTCACGGGCGGCCTGAACCGCCCTCCCTTCGAGCAGGGCGGCGGCACCCTGGCCCTGTACGAGCAGGCCCGCGCCATCGCGCAGGACCTGGGATTCGACCTGACGCACGCCGTGGTCGGCGGGGGCAGCGACGGCAACTTCACCGCGCCCATCATTCCCACCCTGGACGGCCTGGGCGCCCCCGGGGACGGCGCGCACGCCCAGCACGAACACGTGCGCCTGGACCGCTGGCCCGACCACGTGCGCCTCCTGACCGAACTGCTGCGCCGCGTCTGA
- a CDS encoding putative bifunctional diguanylate cyclase/phosphodiesterase, whose protein sequence is MGEGTAHQDLLTAWRRMLLWGLPAVQVSVLLALLLARPDAWDRHVDPWLYLAMSSLLGLSWVAVLRRWGDLQRVTLLLTAGSTLFMSVKLLLLTLLLRDPQTLLSELLETLVWLPAIITWTMMTDLSRPVRRTLNWSVSAVAALSALLILWPLLQGHAVNLDALRAAVQINMATLVSLYGASHFMRRNDLLGRAQGERRVLGELVFTDLLTGLPGRVRLTEQLRNLTGRGGTFAVLVVDVDAFKVVNDTLGHAAGDELLRGVAQELQRLAPQGSGVYRLSGDEFVVLLPDADDRSAQWEARRLLQLAPTRPSLLVGMDVTLSIGVSVYPEDATDPEELLRHADSAMAAVKRAGRRQVRRYQPHDAATERFQLLARDLSLALTREELSLHFQPVFRLHDLRPVKAEALLRWTHPQLGPVSPGEFIPVAERVGLIAPIGAWVLREACRAALPWADVTVSVNVSAVQLLQAEFPQVVQQALRDSGLDPCRLELELTETASLYEDDRAARTLQDLRDVGVGLSIDDFGSGYSNLARLRSLPITGVKLDRSCTVDLTGGDGESFARALLSAVLGLTQHLPLDLTAEGVESAAHLAVLRELNCPLGQGHGLSRPLDAEEFMTLLRAPAPSAVAVGAAAC, encoded by the coding sequence ATGGGCGAAGGCACTGCACACCAAGACCTGCTGACCGCCTGGCGGCGCATGCTGCTGTGGGGCCTGCCAGCCGTTCAGGTGTCGGTGCTGCTGGCCCTGCTGCTGGCGCGGCCGGACGCGTGGGACCGGCACGTTGACCCCTGGCTGTACCTGGCCATGAGCAGCCTGCTGGGCCTCAGCTGGGTGGCGGTGCTGCGCCGCTGGGGGGACCTTCAGCGGGTGACGCTGCTGCTCACGGCGGGCAGCACGCTGTTCATGAGCGTCAAGTTGCTGCTGCTGACGCTGCTGCTCCGCGACCCGCAGACCCTCCTGTCGGAACTGCTGGAGACGCTGGTGTGGCTGCCGGCCATCATCACCTGGACCATGATGACGGACCTGTCCCGCCCGGTCCGGCGCACCCTGAACTGGAGCGTGAGTGCCGTGGCGGCCCTGAGCGCCCTGCTGATCCTGTGGCCGCTACTCCAGGGGCACGCCGTGAATCTCGACGCGCTGCGCGCCGCCGTGCAGATCAACATGGCGACCCTGGTCAGCCTGTACGGGGCGTCGCACTTCATGCGGCGCAACGACCTGCTGGGCCGCGCGCAGGGCGAGCGGCGGGTGCTGGGCGAACTGGTGTTCACGGACCTGCTCACGGGCCTGCCGGGCCGGGTTCGACTGACCGAGCAGCTGCGCAACCTCACCGGCCGCGGCGGCACGTTCGCGGTGCTGGTCGTGGACGTCGACGCGTTCAAGGTCGTGAACGACACGCTGGGGCACGCCGCGGGCGACGAGCTGCTGCGCGGCGTGGCGCAGGAACTGCAGCGGCTCGCGCCGCAGGGCAGCGGCGTGTACCGCCTGAGCGGCGACGAGTTCGTGGTGCTCCTCCCGGACGCGGATGACCGCAGCGCGCAGTGGGAGGCGCGCCGCCTGTTGCAGCTGGCGCCCACCCGGCCCAGCCTGCTGGTCGGTATGGACGTCACGCTCAGCATCGGCGTGAGCGTGTACCCGGAGGACGCGACCGACCCGGAAGAACTGCTGCGGCACGCGGACAGCGCCATGGCTGCCGTCAAGCGCGCCGGGCGGCGGCAGGTGCGCCGCTACCAGCCGCATGACGCCGCCACCGAGCGCTTCCAGCTGCTGGCGCGGGACCTGAGTCTCGCCCTGACCCGCGAGGAACTCAGCCTGCACTTCCAGCCGGTGTTCCGCCTGCATGACCTCAGGCCCGTGAAGGCCGAGGCGCTGCTCCGCTGGACGCACCCGCAGCTGGGCCCTGTCTCCCCGGGCGAGTTCATTCCGGTGGCCGAGCGAGTGGGTCTGATCGCCCCGATCGGCGCGTGGGTGCTGCGCGAGGCGTGCCGCGCCGCCCTGCCCTGGGCGGACGTGACGGTCAGCGTGAACGTCAGCGCCGTGCAGCTCTTGCAGGCGGAGTTCCCGCAGGTGGTGCAGCAGGCGCTGCGGGACAGTGGCCTGGACCCCTGCCGCCTGGAGCTGGAACTGACTGAAACGGCGTCGCTGTACGAGGATGACCGGGCGGCGCGGACGCTGCAGGACCTGCGGGATGTGGGGGTGGGCCTCAGCATTGATGATTTCGGCTCCGGGTACTCGAACCTGGCGCGGCTGCGTTCCCTGCCGATCACGGGCGTGAAACTGGACCGGTCCTGCACCGTGGACCTGACCGGCGGGGACGGCGAATCGTTCGCGCGGGCGCTGCTGAGCGCCGTGCTGGGCCTGACGCAGCACCTGCCGCTGGACCTGACGGCCGAGGGGGTCGAGTCCGCGGCGCACCTGGCCGTGCTGCGCGAACTGAACTGCCCGCTGGGTCAGGGGCACGGTCTGTCCCGCCCGCTGGACGCCGAGGAGTTCATGACGCTGCTGCGCGCCCCCGCGCCCAGTGCCGTGGCGGTGGGTGCCGCCGCCTGCTGA